The following proteins come from a genomic window of Pleuronectes platessa chromosome 2, fPlePla1.1, whole genome shotgun sequence:
- the prdm2b gene encoding PR domain zinc finger protein 2 yields the protein MAITGGTVETLDEIPAHVWKGLPDCLSLRPSATNQSRIGVWATRVIPKGKRFGPFVGEKKKRSQVTSNVYMWEVYFPARGWMCVDATDPMTGNWLRYVNWACSSDEQNLFPLEINRAIYYKVLRPIRPGEELLVWFTVEDNPEITAALEEERASTRSRKNSARAKRARRKLLEGARPAGLGGFKKTSRTEPTVKEMWDGEESQKEEDERPLALGTSQETHPMASTDCKDVQDMSAGLMDKGNGEEIEEEEEDEEEEDADDLMVQQQTDQHLAAAGSMQNKHSSMSLTSGKESNNSSELKSESSSIRGQEPEVDPDLDFDPDGDLEIDLHGESYPCQHCERHFSTRQGLERHIHIHAITNQQTQLFKCRYCSKSFGSQVGRRRHERRHESGPKKRPGSLAGTATLLSPVVQTDGSSPDCASLTSQYLAIGSQLTGGPLHTSELQRKEFGPHGDRPFLLDDRGESKELHPCKYCSKAFGTHTNMRRHQRRIHERHLLPKGVRRKGMLLQEASVQPQPNESHSTSPPTVYVPSADTEDEVDRDDYAIDISKNISENLSFYIDGKIVSSSSVSTCEVIEVDSRSAALFGLDTVIISPNQIGQALKMEGRMGAAKQVGQSAGKRRTSTPPFIPSLKVETESTPFTACSSSSSSSTSSSSNLLMGGLFQQATDSSAFLREKTVYLSPKLKQLLQTQDVQKSTIALITESHRLASPLSVTPLPGASGRFKRRTASPPSSPQLSPVCKTESCKSEVASSYTLKVPKLERHSVSLPGSLLDKDDGDTLSPSENNAHNQTSAGSGGNSCNQQPLDLSNSVSRKSESLNKVMGDSALDLSLNRKSSAEPEAKGSPAPQPLTKKRKPNTSMLEKVLMNEYVGLSLPGEEGPSALANLSCFHSRSPNVESESANPSPPSLTPVTLNPSSPSSSSVTSPTPPPPVLPTIPSPPAMPSSPLSQLTDSSALRPLPVLSPKMSPRSVEHMSLSDSEKILSDEEDEYEEEDDVPEPLDTLELPIIDPLNRSKPSPLESTSVDLPATEDVSVTSDTLLNGKLKQELDSVTEKTFKTDFVTVSPQPESSSPSPSPSHTSHDQSPSLVPQSLLQIKIKEEPQHCTDNLSVTKHSPQDGVDTSSKPAAPDKPDKTSEPIEVDSAYCKTFVCNVCEEPFNSIKELSGHITVHAADWPFKCEFCVQLFGDGPALLAHRTALHGVGRIFVCSVCSKEFAFLSNLQQHQKDQHPNETCSNTTIESGKLRPQNYTDPSRAKEESSPSTPAPQMINEPVAQSESDLVKDEPDVNGNHADDGAEDPNEELYTTIKIMASEGGKPKGPDVRLGLNQHYPSYKPPPFPYHSRSHAGSVASATNFTTHNIPQTFSTAIRCTKCGNSFDNMPELHKHILACATASDKKRYTPKKNPIPLKQIVKSPNGVVSPTAAAAAQSAFRRMGQPKRLNFNQETGKTKMSSLSKKRNQLVQKAISQKNKAATIAKKASVKTEEEQPSNVCHHCSREFTYPASLHKHMAVSCPMKPVVKKGKKGLAEVKREAGSVVDKSMSLRKKALDLEMHTEPERKLLGKTRARSSSVANPEPSQTSKGKTAAALGRLKRPASFPTPVSASKKAKKGQVQSLPPTPIPAPDTPNDTAQQRPAMRMQRMGKEAAPKKLAEAKSLPPSQQQLKKEERFSLRTRERVGGPVTRSLQSTAPPAEVQTAEPPVQEPKETQEVLTK from the exons ATGGCTATAACTGGAGGCACGGTGGAAACTCTGGATGAAATTCCAGCTCACGTGTGGAAAGGTTTGCCCGACTGTTTGAGTCTCAGACCTTCTGCTACAAATCAAAGCCGCATCG GTGTCTGGGCCACTCGGGTCATTCCTAAAGGCAAGAGGTTTGGTCCATTTgtcggagagaagaagaaaaggtcCCAGGTGACCAGTAATGTTTACATGTGGGAG GTTTATTTCCCAGCGCGGGGCTGGATGTGTGTTGACGCCACAGACCCCATGACGGGGAACTGGCTGCGATACGTGAACTGGGCCTGCTCCAGTGACGAGCAGAATCTTTTTCCTCTGGAGATCAACAGAGCAATTTACTACAAGGTTTTAAGG CCTATCCGGCctggagaggagctgctggtgtgGTTCACTGTGGAAGACAACCCCGAGATAACAGCTGCACTGGAGGAAGAAAGAGCCAGCACCCGGAGCAGGAAAAACTCAGCCCGGGCGAAGCGAG CACGAAGGAAGCTGCTGGAGGGAGCCAGGCCGGCTGGTTTGGGTGGATTCAAGAAAACAAGTAGAACCGAACCTACTGTCAAGGAGATGTGGGATGGGGAGGAAA gtcagaaggaggaggatgagaggccATTGGCCTTGGGAACCTCGCAGGAAACCCATCCCATGGCGAGCACTGACTGTAAAGATGTGCAGGATATGTCAGCAGGATTAATGGACAAGGGAAATGGggaggagatagaggaggaggaagaagatgaggaggaagaggatgctgATGATTTGATGGTACAACAGCAAACAGATCAGCATTTAGCTGCAGCTGGTTCAATGCAAAATAAGCACTCTAGCATGTCACTGACTTCTGGTAAAGAAAGCAACAATAGTTCAGAGCTAAAGTCAGAGTCTTCCTCAATTAGAGGGCAAGAACCAGAGGTCGACCCTGATCTTGACTTCGACCCCGATGGTGATCTTGAAATAGATCTACATGGAGAGTCATATCCCTGTCAGCACTGTGAACGTCACTTCTCCACCAGACAGGGTCTGGAGCgtcacatacacattcatgcTATCACAAACCAGCAGACACAACTGTTTAAGTGCAGATACTGCAGTAAATCCTTTGGCTCACAGGTGGGTCGGCGCCGGCATGAGAGAAGGCACGAGAGTGGACCCAAGAAAAGACCTGGCTCTCTGGCTGGAACTGCAACTCTCCTCAGTCCTGTGGTGCAGACTGATGGCTCAAGTCCCGACTGCGCCAGCCTAACTAGTCAGTACCTAGCCATAGGGTCTCAGTTAACTGGAGGGCCTCTGCACACCTCTGAGTTGCAGAGAAAAGAGTTTGGGCCCCATGGTGACCGTCCCTTTTTACTGGATGACCGCGGAGAGTCAAAGGAGCTCCATCCCTGCAAGTATTGCAGTAAAGCATTtggcacacacaccaacatgcGGCGACACCAACGCAGAATACACGAACGTCACTTGTTACCGAAGGGTGTTCGCAGGAAAGGAATGCTGCTGCAGGAAGCATCAGTGCAGCCGCAGCCAAACGAGTCCCACAGCACCAGCCCTCCAACTGTCTATGTGCCCAGTGCAGACACAGAAGACGAGGTAGACAGGGATGATTACGCAATTGATATATCCAAAAATATCTCGGAGAACTTGAGCTTCTACATTGACGGCAAGATTGTGTCCAGCAGTTCAGTGAGCACCTGTGAGGTTATAGAAGTGGACTCCAGGTCTGCAGCTCTGTTTGGTCTGGACACGGTTATAATCAGCCCCAATCAGATCGGACAGGCGCTAAAGATGGAGGGGAGAATGGGGGCTGCAAAGCAAGTCGGCCAGTCAGCAGGGAAGAGGAGAACATCTACACCTCCATTTATTCCCAGCCTCAAAGTGGAGACAGAATCAACACCTTTCACAGCCtgttcatcatcctcatcatcctctacGTCTTCCTCTTCTAACTTGCTAATGGGAGGACTGTTTCAACAGGCCACAGATTCATCAGCATttctgagagagaaaacagtttATCTGTCACCGAAGCTCAAACAGCTCCTTCAGACGCAAGATGTTCAGAAATCCACCATTGCCCTTATAACAGAAAGCCATCGATTGGCCTCCCCACTGTCAGTCACGCCCCTGCCAGGGGCTTCAGGCAGGTTTAAAAGGAGAACAGCGTCTCCCCCTTCGTCTCCACAGCTTAGTCCTGTGTGTAAAACAGAGAGCTGTAAATCCGAGGTGGCAAGCTCATACACCCTGAAGGTGCCAAAGCTGGAACGCCACAGTGTGTCACTTCCTGGGAGCCTACTGGACAAAGATGATGGGGACACCCTGAGCCCCTCTGAAAATAATGCGCACAACCAAACATCTGCTGGTAGCGGAGGAAACTCCTGTAATCAACAGCCCTTGGATCTGTCCAACTCTGTCAGTCGGAAAAGTGAGAGCTTGAACAAGGTGATGGGAGATTCAGCTCTTGATTTGAGCTTGAATCGTAAGAGCTCAGCTGAGCCTGAAGCAAAGGGAAGCCCAGCGCCACAGCCTTtaacaaaaaagagaaagcCTAACACCAGCATGCTTGAAAAGGTGCTGATGAATGAGTATGTAGGTCTGAGTTTGCCAGGAGAGGAGGGCCCCTCGGCCTTAGCAAACCTGAGTTGTTTCCATTCTCGGTCTCCAAATGTTGAATCAGAGTCTGCCAACCCATCCCCTCCCTCTTTGACCCCTGTCACATTGAACCCATCCTCCCCAAGTTCTTCTAGCGTGACATCCCCAACACCGCCTCCCCCTGTACTACCTACCATACCGTCTCCTCCAGCTATGCCTagttctcctctctctcagcttACAGACTCATCTGCTCTCAgacctcttcctgtcctctcgcCAAAAATGTCTCCGAGATCAGTTGAACACATGTCCCTGTCAGATTCAGAGAAGATTTTGTCAGATGAAGAAGACGAATATGAGGAAGAGGACGATGTCCCGGAGCCCCTGGACACCCTGGAACTTCCAATTATAGATCCCCTTAACCGTTCAAAACCGAGTCCTCTTGAGTCTACGTCGGTAGATCTCCCCGCTACAGAAGATGTTTCTGTGACTAGCGACACTCTGCTAAATGGCAAGTTGAAGCAAGAACTTGACTCTGTAACAGAGAAAACTTTCAAAACTGACTTTGTCACTGTCTCACCTCAACCAGAATCCTCATCTCCATCACCATCTCCTTCTCATACATCACATGATCAATCCCCATCGCTTGTTCCACAATCCCTCCTCcagataaagataaaagagGAACCTCAACACTGCACTGACAATTTGTCAGTTACGAAACATTCTCCTCAGGATGGTGTTGACACTTCATCCAAACCTGCTGCTCCTGATAAACCTGATAAAACATCTGAGCCAATAGAAGTCGACTCAGCATACTGCAAGACTTTTGTGTGTAATGTCTGCGAGGAGCCTTTCAACTCCATCAAAGAGCTCAGTGGACATATCACAGTTCACGCTGCCGACTGGCCCTTCAAGTGTGAATTCTGCGTGCAGCTGTTTGGTGACGGGCCCGCCCTGCTGGCTCACCGGACAGCACTGCATGGAGTGGGCAGGATCTTTGTGTGCTCTGTTTGTTCCAAAGAGTTTGCCTTTCTCTCTAACCTCCAGCAGCACCAGAAGGATCAGCATCCGAATGAGACGTGTTCGAATACGACCATAGAGAGCGGCAAACTCAGGCCACAGAACTACACGGATCCATCCAGAGCCAAAGAGGAAAGCAGTCCCTCAACACCTGCACCACAGATGATTAATGAACCTGTTGCACAGAGTGAATCAGATTTAGTTAAAGATGAACCTGATGTTAATGGTAATCATGCAGACGATGGAGCAGAGGACCCCAATGAGGAGCTATACACTACAATCAAGATCATGGCTTCTGAGGGAGGGAAACCTAAAGGCCCAGACGTGCGCCTTGGCCTTAATCAACACTACCCAAGTTATAAACCACCCCCATTTCCTTATCACAGCCGCTCCCATGCTGGCTCTGTGGCTTCGGCTACCAACTTCACCACCCACAACATCCCACAGACTTTCAGCACTGCCATTCGCTGCACCAAGTGTGGCAACAGCTTCGACAACATGCCTGaactgcacaaacacatactaGCTTGTGCCACCGCTAGTGATAAGAAGCGCTACACTCCCAAGAAAAACCCCATCCCCCTCAAGCAAATAGTGAAGAGCCCGAACGGAGTTGTGTCGCCCACAGCAGCCGCTGCAGCCCAGAGTGCTTTCCGTAGAATGGGTCAGCCAAAGAGACTAAACTTTAATCAAGAAACTGGTAAAACAAAAATGAGTTCCCTCAGTAAGAAGAGGAACCAGCTTGTCCAGAAGGCGatatctcagaaaaacaaagctGCGACCATTGCAAAGAAGGCTTCTGTTAAAACTGAAGAAGAGCAGCCCTCTAACGTCTGCCACCACTGCAGCCGGGAGTTCACCTATCCTGCAAGTCTCCATAAACATATGGCGGTCAGCTGTCCCATGAAGCCCGTTGTGAAAAAGGGCAAAAAAGGTCTAGCAGAGGTGAAAAGAGAGGCAGGGTCAGTGGTAGACAAAAGCATGAGTCTTAGGAAAAAGGCCTTAGACTTGGAAATGCATACAGAGCCAGAGCGTAAACTGCTGGGAAAGACCAGAGCTCGCAGCTCTAGTGTAGCGAACCCTGAACCCTCCCAGACAAGCAAAGGGAaaactgcagctgctctggGCAGACTAAAGAGGCCTGCATCTTTCCCAACCCCCGTTTCTGCGAGTAAAAAAGCTAAGAAGGGCCAAGTCCAGTCTCTACCTCCCACCCCCATCCCAGCCCCTGACACTCCCAATGACACTGCACAACAGCGGCCGGCCATGAGAATGCAGCGTATGGGTAAAGAGGCAGCACCCAAGAAATTAGCAGAGGCCAAATCTCTACCACCATCACAACAACAGCTTAAGAAGGAGGAGCGGTTCTCCTTGCGAACACGGGAGAGAGTTGGCGGTCCAGTCACCAGGAGCTTACAGAGCACAGCTCCTCCTGCTGAGGTTCAGACTGCGGAGCCACCGGTTCAAGAGCCAAAAGAGACTCAG GAGGTTCTGACTAAGTGA